GGACGCAGGCGCTTCGCCTACGACATCCAGAAGAAGTCCGAAGGCTACTACGTCGTGATTAATTTCCACGCCGAGCCTGCAACGACCAAGGAACTCGATCGCCAGCTCGGACTCAACGAGTCCGTCCTGCGCACAAAGATCCTCCGCCCAGACGCCAAGTAAGCGTCAAGCACCTCGTTTCAAGGAGCATTCTATGGCAGGCGAAACAGTCATCACGGTAGTCGGGAACCTGACAAGCGATCCCGAACTGCGTTTCACACCCAACGGTGCTGCGGTCGCGAACTTCACGGTGGCTTCGACGCCGCGTATGTTCGACCGTCAGACCAATGAGTTCAAGGACGGGGAAACCCTGTTCCTTCGCTGCTCGGTGTGGCGTGACATGGGCGAGAACGTAGCCGAATCCTTGCAGCGCGGTACTCGGGTCGTCGTACAGGGCCGCCTCAAGTCGCGGACCTTCGAAACCAAAGAGGGCGAGAAGCGCACCGTCATGGAACTGGACGTCGACGAAGTCGGCCCCAGCCTGCGACGCGCCACCGCTCAGGTGACGAAGAACGAACGCAGCGGAGGCGGATTCTCCGGCGGCGGTAACTTCGGCGGACAGCAGGGCGGAGGCCCCCAACAGGGTGGTTTCGGCCAGCAGCAGTCCTCCGGCTGGGGCAACAACCCGCAGCAGGGCGGTCCCCCACAGGGCGGTCAGCGCCAGGGAGGTTACGGCCAGGGCAACAACGCACCGGCGAACGACCCGTGGGCATCATCGAGTCCACAGGGCGGCAACGGCGGCTGGGGCAACCCGGGCGCCGATGAACCACCGTTCTAAACACGTTCAAGACATTTCGTAAATCAGGAGATACTCATGGCCAAGCCAGAGATCCGGAAGCCGATCAAGAAGAAGGCTAATCCGCTCAAGAAGGGCGAAGCGGCGAAGATCCACTACAAGGACACCGCTACGCTCCGCAAGTTCATTTCCGACCGCGGCAAGATCCGTGCCCGTCGCGTCACCGGCGTGACCGTGCAGGAACAGCGCGTCATCGCAAAGGCCGTCAAGAACGCCCGCGAGATGGCACTTCTGCCCTACTCGAGCACCGCTCGCTGATCGGAGGGAGAGAACATGCCTAACCGCAAAGTTATTCTGAACCAGGAAGTTGATGGTCTGGGAGCCGCCGGCGACATCGTCGAGGTTCGCGCCGGATACGCACGCAACCTGCTCGTGCCCCGTGGCTGGGCATCCGCATGGTCCGCCGGTGCTGAGAAGCACGTCCTTGCTCTCCGCAAGGCTCGTCAGGCCAAGCAGATCGCCGATCACGACGAGGCAGTCCAGGTGAAGACTCAGCTGGAGTCGACCAGTGCTCGCATCGAGCTCAAGGCTGGTAAGAACGGTCGCCTCTTCGGCGCCGTGACCCCGACACTCGTCGCCGAAGCGCTGCACACCGCAACCGGACACGACTTCGATCGTCGTCAGATTGCACTGGCCGCTCACGTCAAGACGCCCGGCAGCTACACCGCTACTGTGCGCCTCAACGACGAGATCACCGCGAACGCCAAGTTCGAGGTCGTCGGCAAGGCCTGATCCACTCGATCGGCTCTGTGTGACACAGCGCCGAGGTGACACTTTTCGAAGTGTCACCTCGGCGCTTCTGTTTTGTGGCGCGGGGGCTGTGCAACCGGGAACCACATCAGATTGCGGAACAGTACACGGGTTGCAATCTGTCTACTGTTCCGCAACGTGATCGGTGCCGAGCGATTTCCTCAGAACAGGATTCGTTCCGGGGGCGGGAACTCCGAGTACACGTGTTCCACATCCGTCGGGGCCAATTCGAGGTAGCTGGGGCTGTCGTCGTCGATGAAGAGCAGCAGCATGCACTCCTCGACCGTCGCGTCGAGAATGATTCGGCTCGAGTAGTCGCCGACTCCCCCGGTGTCGTCTCTGTCGACATCATCGACGCGAGTCATCGGCTTCATCCCGATCGACGGGCAGCGTCCGCAGTCGCAGGGATTGGTCACGACCGCCTCGGCGAGGTGTGCCTCCCACGTCAGACGCTGTTGGGGCGTGATCGGGGCCCGCGGCTCCCAGGCTTCCTCCTGCCGGTCGGTGAACCTGGCACGGTCTTCCTCATCAGGCGAGGTTCCAGCGTGGCGGATCAGCGCCAGCGCGACCTCCTTCTCCCGTGGAGTCAGCGGCCAGTACATGGCCTCAGGATACCAATAACGGCGCGGTCCGGAGCTGCTCAGCGCTGCCCGTAGTGCCGACGCACGAAGAAGAGGCCGATGAGCGAGAGCACGGCGATCGCCATGTAGTAGACGCTCGGCGAGTTGAGTGAGCCGGTGATGTCGAGGAGCCAGGTGAGCACCAGCGGGGCGATGCCGCCGAGCAGCGTGACGCCGAGGTTGTAGGCTGTCGACAGTCCCGTGCCCCTGATCTCGGCGGGGAACAGCGTCGAGAGCATGCCCGGCAGCGGGGCGAAGTAGAACGCCATGATCACGCCGAGGACGGCGATGACGAAGATGAACGCGGCAACGCTGCGCTGGGTGACGATGAGCTGGAACAGCGGCCATGCGAGCACCAGGGCGGCGACCGCGGCAAAGGTCATGACCCGCACCGGACCGAAGCGGTCTGCCAGTCTGCCGACCAGCGGGGAACCGATGAGACAGATGAGGCCTGCGAGAACACCGCCGAGGTAGGCCGCCGTCGGGGAGATGCCCAGATTGGACGTGGCGAAGGTCGGCATGAACAGGATCATGTACACGGAGATCGTGGCGACGCCGACCGACGCCGAGGCTGCGAGGATGCGGCCCCAATGGTGGGCGAAGAGCGTGAGCAGAGGCGACTTCGCGGGCGGACGGGAAGTGAACTCCTCGGTCTCGTCGAGCTTCGAGCGGATGTAGAGGCCCACGGGCCCGACGAGCAGCCCGATGAGGAAGGGGACTCTCCAACCCCAGGAGTGGAGCGCCTCATCTGTCAGGTAGGTGTTGAGCGCGAAGCCGAACGCCGAGGCGAGAGCCATCGAGGCTCCCTGGCTCGCGATCTGCCAGGAAGCGTAGTACATCTTCCGGTGCGGGGCCGTCTCGACGAGGAAGGTGGTAGCGGTGCCGAACTCTCCACCCGCTGAGAATCCCTGCAGGAGTCGGGAGGCGAGGATGATCAGCGAGCCCCAGATCCCGATCTGGGAATAGGTGGGTGCGGTCGCCATGAGCAGGGTGCCCAGCATCATGAGGAACAGGGTCAGCGTCAGTGCGGGCTTCCGTCCGTGCCGGTCGGCGAACCGGCCGAGGACGAGGCCGCCGATGGGTCGGACCAGGTAGGAGATCGCGAAGGTGGCGAAGGTGAGGATGAGCGAGAAGACCGGGTCGCCTTCGGGGTAGAAGATCTCGGAGATCACGACCGCGAACGAGGCGAAGACGATGATGTCGAACCACTCGAGTGCTGCACCGATCGAGCTGGAGACGACCGCCTTCCGCGCGGCGATCAGGCGTTCCGGAGTTGCCTCGATCACGGGTGGTGGGGGCGAATTCGGTGTGGAGGAGCTCATGTCAGATGCCGTCTTCTGCGGTGGAGGTCGTGGTGGACGCCGACGGTGCAGCGGGTGTTCCGGCTGTCCCGCTGAGGTCGGTGATGAGGTTGTCGATGAACGATTCGCAGGCCGCGATCTGTTCGAGCTCGATGAACTCATCGGGGGCGTGTGCCTGGGCGATGTCTCCGGGCCCGCAGACGACGGTGGGGATGCCCGCATTGGTGAACAGGCCCGCCTCGGTGCCGTAGGTGACCTTGTCGTCGGTCGCGACTGCGCCCCACCCTGCGGCGAGGGAGACGATGTCGGCATCGGCCGGAGTCTCGCATCCGGGAGCAGCGGCCTCGACGGTGAAGTCGACGCCCGCGGAGGCGTTGAAGGAACGCATCTGCATCCCAAGACGGTCGGCCTCGGCGCGGAACCGTGCGATGAGAGCCTTCTGGTCGACGGAGCCCAGGGACCGGAACTCGAACTGCACGCTCGCCTCGGCGGGAATCGTGTTGACGGCGATGCCGCCGGAGATGGTGTTGGCCGTGACGGTCGTGAAGGGCACGACATAGTTCTCGTCGAAGGGGCCTTCCTCCCTGAACTCGGCGGCGACGGCATGGACGAAGGCAACGAACTCGGCGGCGTAGGCGATCGAGTTCACGCCCTCGGGGGTCAGCGAGGAGTGCGCTGCGATGCCGTGGAAATCGACGCGGAAGACGTTCATCGACTTGTGGCCGCGGATCGCGCGCATGCTCGAGGGCTCACCGACGATGCACCCGCGGGGAGCCAGGCCCGCCTCGGTGATGGTGTCGACGAGGTCGATGGCACCGACGCAGCCGATCTCCTCGTCATAGGAGAAGGCCAGGTGGATGGGCTCTGTGAGATTTGCGGCTGTGAGTTCGGGCAGCTTGGCGAGGATGACGCCGATGAAGGACTTCATGTCCGCGCTGCCGCGCGCGTAGAGCTTGCCGTCACGGATCTGAGGGGCGAAGGGATCGCTCGACCAGTCCTGACCGTCGACGGGCACCACGTCGGTGTGCCCGGAAAGGACGATTCCTCCTGTGGTCGAACCGTCGGCGGCAGGCAGTGTGGCCAGCAGGTTCGCCTTGGTGCCATCGGCGTTGGGTATGCGCCGGGGCCGAATGCCGACAGCGGTGAAGCGTTCCTCGACGTGGTCGATGAGCGGGAGATTCGTGCCCCGGCTCGTGGTGTCGAAGGTGATGAGATCGTTGATCTCGGCGATGGTGGCCTCGGCCGGTTGTGCTGGCACGGCTGCTCCTGACTGTACGGGGATGAACCGTCCGGTCAGCCTGCGGCGGAAACCTGGTCGGGTCCCCTCCGTGCGGGACAGCGGTGACCAGACCCCGAAACACTACGCCCGAAATGTCAGTGCGATCAGCTGCTCTCGCCATTCGAGACCGGCGGTGCCCGACACTGTGGGCTCCCAGCCGCAGGGGCTCTCAGCCGCAGGGACTCTCAGCCGCAGGGGCGAGGCCAGCAGCAGGGGCTCTCAGCCGCAGGGGCGAGGCCAGTGGTCGGCGCATCCGTGAACCACACCGAGTTGCAGGGAGCAGAATGTCGGTTTGAGCGCGCGAAATCGACGTTCTGTTACCTGCGAATCCCTATGAACCCCTACGGATCCTCCGAAGCACCCGTCGATCCGTCCGAGACAACCGCCGGATACGTGACGCTCCCGTCCTGAGCGACATCGGCACCGGCGCTCAGCATGACGGCAGTGGTCTGGTTCCTGCCCATGATGTGCGTGACCGGGAACTCGCGGGCGAGCAGGTTGTCGGCGATGATGCGCCGGTGGCAGCGCCACCACACGGCCTCGGAGCACATGAGGACACAGCGCTTCTTCGCTCCCCACTCGAGCAATCGACCGAAGTCCTGGCGGAACTCCCCGGTCAGGGTGTGATCGGCATAGTTGTGGAAGCTGCGGTTCTTCCACCACCCGTTGACCGCGAAGTCGATGTCATGGTTCACAGGGCGCCGGCCGGTCAGCCCTTCGAGACGCTGGAGCTCGATGCCCGACTCGGCCAGGTCGTCGACGAGAGCATCCGCATTGAACTGGGGATTCCGATCGGATCCGGGAAGCTTGCGGACGTCCACGACCACCTCGGCGGCATTGTCGGTCAGGAGGTGCATGAACTCCTCGAGGGAATGGTTCGAATGTCCGATGGTGAAAAACTGCGAAGCGCTCACTGGGTGCTGATCCGGTGGAGCGCAGATCCCTTGTGTGCGGCGATGTGATCGGTCTTGTCACTCTTGATCTCGTACTGCGGCTCATCCTTCGAGGCGCGACGATTGTGGCCCTTGTATTCGAAGTCAGAGGTGTGGACCTTCGTGATCGTGCCCG
The Brevibacterium marinum genome window above contains:
- the rpsF gene encoding 30S ribosomal protein S6 is translated as MRHYELMLILDNELEERTLADTVDKLIKVVPAENGTVDNVDIWGRRRFAYDIQKKSEGYYVVINFHAEPATTKELDRQLGLNESVLRTKILRPDAK
- a CDS encoding single-stranded DNA-binding protein yields the protein MAGETVITVVGNLTSDPELRFTPNGAAVANFTVASTPRMFDRQTNEFKDGETLFLRCSVWRDMGENVAESLQRGTRVVVQGRLKSRTFETKEGEKRTVMELDVDEVGPSLRRATAQVTKNERSGGGFSGGGNFGGQQGGGPQQGGFGQQQSSGWGNNPQQGGPPQGGQRQGGYGQGNNAPANDPWASSSPQGGNGGWGNPGADEPPF
- the rpsR gene encoding 30S ribosomal protein S18; its protein translation is MAKPEIRKPIKKKANPLKKGEAAKIHYKDTATLRKFISDRGKIRARRVTGVTVQEQRVIAKAVKNAREMALLPYSSTAR
- the rplI gene encoding 50S ribosomal protein L9, whose product is MPNRKVILNQEVDGLGAAGDIVEVRAGYARNLLVPRGWASAWSAGAEKHVLALRKARQAKQIADHDEAVQVKTQLESTSARIELKAGKNGRLFGAVTPTLVAEALHTATGHDFDRRQIALAAHVKTPGSYTATVRLNDEITANAKFEVVGKA
- a CDS encoding MFS transporter, with product MSSSTPNSPPPPVIEATPERLIAARKAVVSSSIGAALEWFDIIVFASFAVVISEIFYPEGDPVFSLILTFATFAISYLVRPIGGLVLGRFADRHGRKPALTLTLFLMMLGTLLMATAPTYSQIGIWGSLIILASRLLQGFSAGGEFGTATTFLVETAPHRKMYYASWQIASQGASMALASAFGFALNTYLTDEALHSWGWRVPFLIGLLVGPVGLYIRSKLDETEEFTSRPPAKSPLLTLFAHHWGRILAASASVGVATISVYMILFMPTFATSNLGISPTAAYLGGVLAGLICLIGSPLVGRLADRFGPVRVMTFAAVAALVLAWPLFQLIVTQRSVAAFIFVIAVLGVIMAFYFAPLPGMLSTLFPAEIRGTGLSTAYNLGVTLLGGIAPLVLTWLLDITGSLNSPSVYYMAIAVLSLIGLFFVRRHYGQR
- the argE gene encoding acetylornithine deacetylase; amino-acid sequence: MPAQPAEATIAEINDLITFDTTSRGTNLPLIDHVEERFTAVGIRPRRIPNADGTKANLLATLPAADGSTTGGIVLSGHTDVVPVDGQDWSSDPFAPQIRDGKLYARGSADMKSFIGVILAKLPELTAANLTEPIHLAFSYDEEIGCVGAIDLVDTITEAGLAPRGCIVGEPSSMRAIRGHKSMNVFRVDFHGIAAHSSLTPEGVNSIAYAAEFVAFVHAVAAEFREEGPFDENYVVPFTTVTANTISGGIAVNTIPAEASVQFEFRSLGSVDQKALIARFRAEADRLGMQMRSFNASAGVDFTVEAAAPGCETPADADIVSLAAGWGAVATDDKVTYGTEAGLFTNAGIPTVVCGPGDIAQAHAPDEFIELEQIAACESFIDNLITDLSGTAGTPAAPSASTTTSTAEDGI
- a CDS encoding DUF488 domain-containing protein yields the protein MSASQFFTIGHSNHSLEEFMHLLTDNAAEVVVDVRKLPGSDRNPQFNADALVDDLAESGIELQRLEGLTGRRPVNHDIDFAVNGWWKNRSFHNYADHTLTGEFRQDFGRLLEWGAKKRCVLMCSEAVWWRCHRRIIADNLLAREFPVTHIMGRNQTTAVMLSAGADVAQDGSVTYPAVVSDGSTGASEDP
- a CDS encoding DUF2945 domain-containing protein, with product MADNFRVGDHVGWNSEAGEVSGTITKVHTSDFEYKGHNRRASKDEPQYEIKSDKTDHIAAHKGSALHRISTQ